The Pontibacter pudoricolor genome contains a region encoding:
- the rpoC gene encoding DNA-directed RNA polymerase subunit beta' — protein MAFAKTKKLTQDFSKVTISLASPESILERSNGEVVKPETINYRTYKPEMGGLFCERIFGPVKDWECHCGKYKRIRYKGIICDRCGVEVTEKKVRRERMGHIELVVPVAHIWYFKSLPNKIGYLLGLPTKKLDQIIYYERYVVIQPGILAEDGVNTLDFLTEDEYLDMIDKLPRENQMLDNNDPNKFIAKMGAESLQMLLERTNLDDLSYELRHAAAHETSQQRKAEALKRLRVVEAFRDAATRIENRPEWMIIRMVPVIPPELRPLVPLDGGRFATSDLNDLYRRVIIRNNRLKRLIEIKAPEVILRNEKRMLQEAVDSLFDNSRKVNAVRAEGNRALKSLSDMLKGKQGRFRQNLLGKRVDYSGRSVIVVGPELKLHECGLPKNMAAELFKPFIIRKLIERGIVKTVKSAKKIVDRKDPVVWDILENVLKGHPVLLNRAPTLHRLGIQAFQPKLIEGKAIQLHPLVCTAFNADFDGDQMAVHVPLGPAAILEASMLMLASHNILNPANGAPIAVPSQDMVLGLYYVTKGKRSTETETIKGEGMSFYSPEEVIIAINEGRLSKHAHIKVRVNIKDESGQIVNKLTETVAGRVLFNQFVPVEVGYIDELLTKKKLQQVISRVFKETGMARTAHFLDDIKTLGFQSAYKGGLSMGLGDINIPAEKEILVEQAKKDVDAVWQNYSMGLITDNERYNQVIDIWTRINNQITETLMRRLENEDQGFNSIFMMMHSGARGSREQIRQLGGMRGLMAKPQKSLQGSVGEIIENPILSNFKEGLDVIEYFISTHGARKGLADTALKTADAGYLTRRLVDVSQDVIVNEEDCGTLRGLEVSALKDNEDIVESLSERILGRVTVHDVYDPITNNLIVESGSEITEEVARDIENTAIEFVEIRSVLTCESKRGICAKCYGRNLATGFMVQKGEAVGVIAAQSIGEPGTQLTLRTFHVGGTASNIAVEATIKAKFAGKIEYEDVRTIDTINNEGEPVKVVMGRSGEVKIVDPNTGKLFISNHVPYGSFLTANDGQLVEKGDNICSWDPYNAVILSEFDGNVGYESIIEGITYREESDEQTGYREKVIIDTKDKTQNPAILVNPKSGEPKGYNIPVGAHIVVEDGEKIKAGQILVKIPRAIGKTRDITGGLPRVTELFEARNPSNPAVVSEIDGVVTYGSVKRGNREIFIESKDGVKKKYMVPLSKHILVQDNDFVRAGMPLSDGAITPTDILNIQGPGAVQEYLVNEIQEVYRLQGVKINDKHIEVVVRQMMQKVVILDPGDTSFLEHQVVDKILFMEENDRIIDMKVVEESGDSATMKPGQIVTARRLRDENSSLKRRDLRLVTVRDASPAVSRPTLQGITQASLGTQSFISAASFQETTKVLSEAAIKGKADELLGLKENVIVGHLIPAGTGLKEYQKLIVGSQEEYDSLTESKKATAKSKQQALQNK, from the coding sequence ATGGCATTTGCAAAAACCAAAAAGTTAACTCAGGACTTCTCCAAAGTAACGATAAGCTTAGCTTCTCCAGAGTCGATTCTGGAGCGTTCTAACGGAGAGGTAGTAAAGCCTGAGACCATAAATTATAGAACCTATAAGCCTGAAATGGGCGGATTATTCTGCGAAAGAATATTCGGACCTGTTAAGGACTGGGAATGCCACTGCGGAAAGTATAAGAGAATCAGATATAAAGGTATCATCTGCGACCGTTGCGGTGTAGAAGTTACTGAGAAAAAAGTGCGTCGTGAGCGTATGGGCCATATTGAGCTTGTTGTTCCTGTAGCGCATATCTGGTACTTCAAATCTCTTCCAAACAAAATCGGATATCTGTTAGGCTTACCAACAAAGAAGCTTGACCAGATCATCTATTACGAAAGATATGTAGTTATTCAGCCAGGTATTTTGGCAGAGGATGGTGTGAACACACTAGACTTCCTGACAGAAGATGAATACCTGGATATGATTGATAAGCTTCCACGCGAGAACCAGATGTTGGACAACAATGATCCAAACAAGTTTATCGCGAAAATGGGTGCCGAGTCATTACAGATGTTATTGGAGCGTACGAACCTTGATGACCTGTCTTACGAGCTTCGTCATGCTGCCGCGCACGAAACTTCGCAACAGCGTAAAGCTGAAGCGTTAAAGCGTCTTCGTGTAGTTGAAGCGTTCCGTGATGCTGCAACAAGAATTGAAAACAGACCTGAGTGGATGATCATCCGCATGGTGCCTGTTATTCCGCCAGAGCTTCGTCCGTTAGTTCCGTTGGATGGTGGCCGTTTCGCTACTTCTGACTTGAACGACCTTTACAGACGTGTTATTATCCGTAACAACCGTTTGAAGCGTCTTATTGAGATCAAAGCTCCTGAAGTTATTCTTCGTAATGAGAAGCGTATGTTACAGGAAGCAGTTGACTCCCTGTTCGACAACTCACGTAAAGTGAACGCTGTTCGTGCAGAAGGTAACCGTGCGCTGAAATCACTTTCAGATATGCTGAAAGGTAAGCAGGGACGTTTCCGTCAGAACTTGCTTGGTAAGCGTGTTGACTACTCTGGCCGTTCAGTAATTGTAGTTGGTCCTGAACTGAAGCTGCATGAGTGCGGTCTGCCTAAGAACATGGCAGCTGAGCTTTTCAAGCCGTTCATTATCCGCAAGCTGATCGAAAGAGGTATAGTTAAAACTGTAAAGTCTGCTAAGAAAATAGTTGATCGTAAGGACCCTGTTGTTTGGGATATCCTGGAGAATGTGCTGAAAGGCCACCCAGTACTCCTTAACCGTGCTCCTACGCTACACAGACTTGGTATCCAGGCATTCCAGCCAAAACTGATCGAAGGTAAAGCAATCCAGTTACACCCATTAGTGTGTACTGCGTTCAACGCCGACTTTGACGGTGACCAGATGGCGGTGCACGTTCCACTTGGACCTGCAGCAATCCTGGAAGCCTCTATGCTAATGCTTGCTTCGCATAACATCCTGAACCCTGCTAACGGTGCTCCAATTGCAGTACCTTCTCAGGACATGGTTCTTGGTTTATACTATGTAACCAAAGGAAAGCGTAGCACAGAAACTGAAACTATCAAAGGAGAGGGCATGAGCTTCTATTCTCCTGAAGAAGTTATTATTGCTATAAACGAAGGGCGTCTTTCAAAGCATGCACATATTAAGGTGCGTGTAAATATTAAAGATGAAAGCGGCCAGATCGTAAATAAATTAACTGAAACTGTAGCTGGTCGTGTATTATTCAATCAGTTTGTACCAGTTGAAGTTGGATACATTGATGAGTTACTGACGAAGAAAAAGCTTCAGCAGGTAATTTCTCGCGTGTTCAAAGAAACAGGTATGGCTCGTACAGCTCACTTCCTGGATGATATCAAAACACTTGGATTCCAGTCTGCCTATAAGGGTGGTCTGTCAATGGGTCTTGGTGATATTAACATTCCGGCGGAGAAAGAAATACTTGTTGAGCAAGCTAAAAAAGATGTAGATGCTGTATGGCAAAACTACTCTATGGGTCTGATCACTGACAACGAACGTTACAACCAGGTTATTGACATCTGGACACGTATCAACAACCAGATCACTGAAACGTTGATGCGCCGTCTTGAAAATGAAGATCAGGGCTTTAACTCTATCTTCATGATGATGCACTCAGGAGCCCGTGGTTCAAGAGAGCAGATTCGTCAGCTGGGTGGTATGAGAGGTCTGATGGCTAAGCCTCAGAAATCATTGCAAGGCTCCGTTGGTGAGATTATCGAAAACCCGATCCTTTCTAACTTTAAGGAAGGTCTGGATGTAATCGAGTACTTCATCTCTACTCACGGTGCCCGTAAAGGTCTTGCCGATACAGCGCTTAAAACTGCAGATGCTGGTTACCTGACTCGTCGTTTGGTAGACGTTTCGCAGGACGTGATTGTGAATGAGGAAGACTGCGGTACTTTACGTGGTTTGGAAGTAAGTGCGCTTAAGGATAACGAAGATATCGTTGAATCACTTTCTGAGCGTATCCTGGGTCGTGTAACTGTACACGATGTTTATGATCCGATCACGAACAACCTTATAGTTGAGTCTGGTTCAGAGATCACAGAAGAAGTTGCCCGTGACATTGAGAACACAGCGATTGAATTTGTTGAGATCCGTTCAGTACTTACTTGTGAGTCTAAGCGTGGTATCTGTGCTAAATGCTACGGCCGTAACCTGGCAACAGGATTTATGGTGCAGAAAGGTGAAGCAGTAGGTGTAATTGCAGCTCAGTCAATAGGTGAGCCTGGAACACAGCTTACACTTCGTACATTCCACGTGGGTGGTACGGCATCTAACATTGCAGTAGAGGCAACTATAAAAGCGAAATTTGCTGGTAAAATCGAGTATGAAGACGTGCGAACTATAGACACGATCAACAACGAAGGTGAGCCAGTAAAAGTAGTAATGGGTCGTTCAGGTGAGGTGAAAATAGTTGATCCTAATACAGGTAAATTATTCATCAGCAACCACGTTCCTTATGGTTCATTCCTGACTGCTAATGATGGACAGCTTGTAGAGAAGGGAGACAATATCTGTAGCTGGGATCCATATAACGCGGTTATACTTTCAGAGTTTGATGGTAACGTTGGTTATGAGTCGATCATTGAGGGTATCACATATCGTGAAGAATCAGATGAGCAGACAGGTTACCGTGAGAAGGTTATTATCGATACAAAGGATAAGACCCAAAACCCAGCTATACTTGTAAACCCTAAGAGTGGTGAGCCGAAAGGTTACAACATTCCGGTAGGTGCACACATCGTAGTTGAGGATGGTGAGAAAATCAAAGCAGGTCAGATACTAGTAAAGATCCCTCGCGCTATCGGTAAAACACGCGATATCACAGGTGGTCTTCCACGTGTTACAGAATTGTTTGAAGCGCGTAACCCATCTAACCCGGCAGTTGTGTCAGAAATTGATGGTGTTGTAACGTATGGTAGCGTGAAGCGTGGTAACCGTGAAATCTTCATTGAGTCAAAAGACGGAGTGAAGAAGAAATACATGGTGCCTCTATCCAAGCACATCCTTGTTCAGGACAATGACTTCGTGAGAGCAGGTATGCCGTTATCAGATGGTGCTATCACGCCAACAGATATCCTGAATATTCAGGGACCAGGTGCAGTACAAGAGTACCTGGTAAATGAGATTCAGGAAGTATACCGCTTACAAGGTGTGAAGATCAATGATAAGCACATTGAAGTTGTAGTTCGCCAAATGATGCAGAAAGTAGTAATACTTGATCCGGGTGATACCAGCTTCCTTGAGCACCAGGTGGTTGATAAGATCCTGTTCATGGAAGAGAACGACCGCATCATTGATATGAAGGTTGTTGAAGAATCTGGTGACTCTGCAACGATGAAACCAGGTCAGATAGTAACAGCACGTCGTTTACGTGATGAGAACTCTAGCCTGAAGCGTCGTGACCTGAGATTAGTAACCGTAAGAGATGCATCTCCGGCTGTTTCTCGTCCAACGTTACAAGGTATCACACAGGCTTCATTAGGTACACAAAGCTTTATCTCAGCAGCATCATTCCAGGAAACTACAAAAGTACTGAGCGAAGCAGCTATAAAAGGTAAAGCAGATGAGCTGCTGGGGCTGAAAGAGAACGTAATTGTTGGTCACCT